A DNA window from Drosophila biarmipes strain raj3 chromosome 2R, RU_DBia_V1.1, whole genome shotgun sequence contains the following coding sequences:
- the LOC108024274 gene encoding caspase-7 isoform X2 — protein MGWWNKKKETDRNQPSQTLVLQDPRTRVRTTSANTKTTNTAVQNSTIMDSNKQTVTFLSTRQTVTHTQRALVTETTTRCTPSQAELEALFSQIRLGGEGSRPPSLNGVSLRSTQQFKASAGKRSSTLIKTEQTTVTKKNGHTFKQHLETNYVDLKVKGSQTHRPPFTPTASGATSPYAQKPSLAITYTSPHVKTPAISSKIASSITSVSSTPKPTSSNSSFTSFFKSDPKPNKPLTFTATPKPYISTEPSATSAKPKISAQACSLDAQGTKPISLTSSKLSLKKSKLKPARVYIFNHERFDNKNEFRTGSAQDVKVLRSTFEQFNCKVKIIKDATLATIRLAVRMLETKDFEDTSALVLVVLSHGTRHDRLAAKDDDYSLDYDVIFPILRNRTLKDKPKLLFVQACKGNNEMGGFMTDAVQPNGSPNEILKCYSTYEGYVSYRTEDGTPFIQTLCEALNRTGKISDIDTIMTDVRRVVKMQTRDGQIPSVTSTLTSKYVFGDYI, from the exons ATGGGTTGgtggaacaaaaaaaaagagacgGATCGTAACCAGCCCAGCCAAACACTGGTGCTGCAAGACCCACGGACCCGCGTAAGAACCACAAGTGCTAACACCAAGACGACCAACACGGCAGTGCAGAACTCTACCATCATGGACAGCAACAAACAGACTGTCACCTTCCTGTCCACCCGCCAAACGGTGACTCACACGCAGCGGGCGCTTGTCACGGAGACAACTACGCGGTGCACGCCCAGTCAGGCAGAGTTGGAAGCGCTCTTTTCCCAAATAAGATTAGGCGGCGAGGGATCCCGACCGCCCAGTCTGAACGGAGTGTCCCTTCGCTCCACTCAGCAATTCAAGGCCTCGGCCGGCAAGCGCTCCAGCACGTTGATAAAGACCGAGCAAACGACTGTCACTAAGAAGAACGGACACACTTTCAAACAACACCTGGAGACGAACTATGTGGACCTCAAGGTCAAGGGCAGTCAGACCCATAGGCCGCCGTTCACCCCCACGGCCAGCGGCGCGACCTCGCCATACGCCCAGAAGCCGAGCCTAGCCATAACATACACATCTCCACATGTTAAAACTCCAGCAATCAGTAGCAAGATTGCCAGCTCCATTACGAGCGTGTCCAGTACTCCCAAGCCAACGTCATCTAACTCCTCTTTTACAAGTTTCTTCAAGTCCGATCCGAAACCTAATAAACCGCTGACATTCACTGCAACGCCAAAACCCTACATTAGCACGGAACCATCAGCGACCAGTGCCAAGCCGAAGATTTCTGCCCAAGCATGCAGCCTCGACGCCCAAGGAACCAAGCCAATCAGCTTGACTTCCTCTAAGTTGAGCCTAAAAAAGAGCAAACTGAAACCCGCTAGGgtgtatatatttaatcacGAGCGCTTTGATAACAAGAACGAATTCCGTACCGGCAGTGCACAGGATGTTAAGGTCTTGCGATCTACCTTCGAGCAGTTCAATTGCAAGGTGAAGATCATTAAGGACGCCACTCTGGCCACCATTAGGCTCGCCGTCCGAATGC TGGAAACCAAGGATTTCGAGGACACGAGCGCTCTGGTCTTGGTGGTGTTAAGCCATGGAACGCGCCACGATAGACTTGCTGCAAAAGATGATGACTATTCCCTGGATTACGACGTCATCTTTCCCATCCTGCGCAACCGGACGCTTAAGGATAAGCCAAAGCTACTTTTCGTCCAAGCGTGTAAGGGCAACAACGAGATGGGTGGCTTTATGACGGATGCCGTTCAGCCCAATGGGTCTCCAAACGAGATTCTAAAGTGCTATAGTACCTACGAGGGATACGTCTCATATCGCACGGAGGACGGCACTCCATTTATTCAAACTTTGTGTGAGGCTCTCAATCGGACGGGCAAAATTTCAGATATCGACACAATAATGACGGATGTGAGGCGTGTGGTTAAAATGCAAACCAG agacGGCCAAATCCCATCTGTTACCAGCACACTCACCTCTAAGTACGTTTTTGGAGATTACATCTGA
- the LOC108024274 gene encoding caspase-7 isoform X1 translates to MGWWNKKKETDRNQPSQTLVLQDPRTRVRTTSANTKTTNTAVQNSTIMDSNKQTVTFLSTRQTVTHTQRALVTETTTRCTPSQAELEALFSQIRLGGEGSRPPSLNGVSLRSTQQFKASAGKRSSTLIKTEQTTVTKKNGHTFKQHLETNYVDLKVKGSQTHRPPFTPTASGATSPYAQKPSLAITYTSPHVKTPAISSKIASSITSVSSTPKPTSSNSSFTSFFKSDPKPNKPLTFTATPKPYISTEPSATSAKPKISAQACSLDAQGTKPISLTSSKLSLKKSKLKPARVYIFNHERFDNKNEFRTGSAQDVKVLRSTFEQFNCKVKIIKDATLATIRLAVRMQIFSVETKDFEDTSALVLVVLSHGTRHDRLAAKDDDYSLDYDVIFPILRNRTLKDKPKLLFVQACKGNNEMGGFMTDAVQPNGSPNEILKCYSTYEGYVSYRTEDGTPFIQTLCEALNRTGKISDIDTIMTDVRRVVKMQTRDGQIPSVTSTLTSKYVFGDYI, encoded by the exons ATGGGTTGgtggaacaaaaaaaaagagacgGATCGTAACCAGCCCAGCCAAACACTGGTGCTGCAAGACCCACGGACCCGCGTAAGAACCACAAGTGCTAACACCAAGACGACCAACACGGCAGTGCAGAACTCTACCATCATGGACAGCAACAAACAGACTGTCACCTTCCTGTCCACCCGCCAAACGGTGACTCACACGCAGCGGGCGCTTGTCACGGAGACAACTACGCGGTGCACGCCCAGTCAGGCAGAGTTGGAAGCGCTCTTTTCCCAAATAAGATTAGGCGGCGAGGGATCCCGACCGCCCAGTCTGAACGGAGTGTCCCTTCGCTCCACTCAGCAATTCAAGGCCTCGGCCGGCAAGCGCTCCAGCACGTTGATAAAGACCGAGCAAACGACTGTCACTAAGAAGAACGGACACACTTTCAAACAACACCTGGAGACGAACTATGTGGACCTCAAGGTCAAGGGCAGTCAGACCCATAGGCCGCCGTTCACCCCCACGGCCAGCGGCGCGACCTCGCCATACGCCCAGAAGCCGAGCCTAGCCATAACATACACATCTCCACATGTTAAAACTCCAGCAATCAGTAGCAAGATTGCCAGCTCCATTACGAGCGTGTCCAGTACTCCCAAGCCAACGTCATCTAACTCCTCTTTTACAAGTTTCTTCAAGTCCGATCCGAAACCTAATAAACCGCTGACATTCACTGCAACGCCAAAACCCTACATTAGCACGGAACCATCAGCGACCAGTGCCAAGCCGAAGATTTCTGCCCAAGCATGCAGCCTCGACGCCCAAGGAACCAAGCCAATCAGCTTGACTTCCTCTAAGTTGAGCCTAAAAAAGAGCAAACTGAAACCCGCTAGGgtgtatatatttaatcacGAGCGCTTTGATAACAAGAACGAATTCCGTACCGGCAGTGCACAGGATGTTAAGGTCTTGCGATCTACCTTCGAGCAGTTCAATTGCAAGGTGAAGATCATTAAGGACGCCACTCTGGCCACCATTAGGCTCGCCGTCCGAATGC AAATTTTTTCAGTGGAAACCAAGGATTTCGAGGACACGAGCGCTCTGGTCTTGGTGGTGTTAAGCCATGGAACGCGCCACGATAGACTTGCTGCAAAAGATGATGACTATTCCCTGGATTACGACGTCATCTTTCCCATCCTGCGCAACCGGACGCTTAAGGATAAGCCAAAGCTACTTTTCGTCCAAGCGTGTAAGGGCAACAACGAGATGGGTGGCTTTATGACGGATGCCGTTCAGCCCAATGGGTCTCCAAACGAGATTCTAAAGTGCTATAGTACCTACGAGGGATACGTCTCATATCGCACGGAGGACGGCACTCCATTTATTCAAACTTTGTGTGAGGCTCTCAATCGGACGGGCAAAATTTCAGATATCGACACAATAATGACGGATGTGAGGCGTGTGGTTAAAATGCAAACCAG agacGGCCAAATCCCATCTGTTACCAGCACACTCACCTCTAAGTACGTTTTTGGAGATTACATCTGA
- the LOC127010488 gene encoding uncharacterized protein LOC127010488 isoform X2 — protein sequence MALCQRSVQALESRGTRGALSYRRRVCRGIHPLKMSTARIVSHSKWNRRGHDRCRICKRSHHTLLRMTEPPSTQRRSAAQRRTASQQRSRRQDPQPAKRLPLQIARHPPLLDSARAGKIREFAERSLLRRAIVILETGLKTFVMAALIDPCTPTSCIDASLASAFRLPTTSVGDEKVWTATVRSKVNEGTKLEVILKVKPNVRIRTPIRAIPEMVVEKSKDLPLAVKWFYLTATISLILGAEVYSSKSSSQGSIWSTKDEGPWPKKQHSAGTSPGPATRASDVATPVFARGAESAGREAPALDACASRLSRCPAVGSSVLPPCPATAPLPAPPLPAPPQTHR from the coding sequence ATGGCTCTATGTCAGCGCAGCGTCCAAGCATTGGAGAGCAGAGGTACTCGAGGCGCACTGTCCTACCGACGCCGAGTCTGCCGAGGAATTCACCCTCTGAAAATGAGTACTGCGCGAATTGTCTCGCATTCGAAATGGAACAGACGAGGCCATGACCGGTGCAGGATTTGCAAACGAAGTCACCACACGCTACTCCGTATGACAGAGCCTCCCAGTACCCAGCGGCGTTCCGCTGCTCAACGACGGACCGCTTCTCAGCAGCGTTCGCGCCGGCAAGATCCACAACCCGCCAAGCGCTTGCCCCTCCAAATCGCTCGGCATCCTCCGCTTCTCGACAGCGCTCGCGCCGGCAAGATCCGCGAATTCGCAGAGCGCTCGCTTCTCCGCCGCGCCATAGTTATTCTGGAGACCGGGCTGAAAACCTTTGTCATGGCCGCTCTCATTGACCCGTgcactccgacgagctgcaTTGACGCGTCCCTGGCGTCCGCCTTTCGGTTGCCGACAACCAGTGTCGGCGACGAGAAGGTTTGGACGGCGACGGTTCGGTCGAAGGTCAACGAAGGTACCAAGCTGGAGGTAATCCTGAAGGTTAAGCCGAACGTCCGCATCCGCACCCCAATCCGAGCGATCCCTGAGATGGTCGTCGAGAAGTCTAAGGATCTCCCGTTGGCTGTCAAGTGGTTCTACCTGACGGCAACGATTTCCCTGATCCTGGGTGcggaagtgtattcatctaagtCATCCAGCCAGGGTTCCATCTGGTCGACGAAGGACGAAGGCCCGTGGCCCAAAAAACAACATTCGGCTGGAACCTCTCCGGGGCCTGCAACCAGGGCCAGTGATGTTGCAACTCCAGTGTTTGCAAGGGGAGCGGAAAGTGCAGGCCGCGAAGCACCCGCTCTGGATGCTTGCGCTTCCAGGCTTTCCCGCTGTCCCGCTGTAGGCAGTTCGGTATTGCCGCCATGTCCAGCCACCGCCCCACTACCAGCGCCACCACTACCAGCGCCACCACAGACCCACCGCTAG
- the LOC127010488 gene encoding uncharacterized protein LOC127010488 isoform X1: MSNSLYSALYSCVIFDPLRMALCQRSVQALESRGTRGALSYRRRVCRGIHPLKMSTARIVSHSKWNRRGHDRCRICKRSHHTLLRMTEPPSTQRRSAAQRRTASQQRSRRQDPQPAKRLPLQIARHPPLLDSARAGKIREFAERSLLRRAIVILETGLKTFVMAALIDPCTPTSCIDASLASAFRLPTTSVGDEKVWTATVRSKVNEGTKLEVILKVKPNVRIRTPIRAIPEMVVEKSKDLPLAVKWFYLTATISLILGAEVYSSKSSSQGSIWSTKDEGPWPKKQHSAGTSPGPATRASDVATPVFARGAESAGREAPALDACASRLSRCPAVGSSVLPPCPATAPLPAPPLPAPPQTHR; this comes from the exons atgtccaactcacTTTATTCGGCTCTGTATAGCTGTGTTATTTTTG ATCCTTTAAGAATGGCTCTATGTCAGCGCAGCGTCCAAGCATTGGAGAGCAGAGGTACTCGAGGCGCACTGTCCTACCGACGCCGAGTCTGCCGAGGAATTCACCCTCTGAAAATGAGTACTGCGCGAATTGTCTCGCATTCGAAATGGAACAGACGAGGCCATGACCGGTGCAGGATTTGCAAACGAAGTCACCACACGCTACTCCGTATGACAGAGCCTCCCAGTACCCAGCGGCGTTCCGCTGCTCAACGACGGACCGCTTCTCAGCAGCGTTCGCGCCGGCAAGATCCACAACCCGCCAAGCGCTTGCCCCTCCAAATCGCTCGGCATCCTCCGCTTCTCGACAGCGCTCGCGCCGGCAAGATCCGCGAATTCGCAGAGCGCTCGCTTCTCCGCCGCGCCATAGTTATTCTGGAGACCGGGCTGAAAACCTTTGTCATGGCCGCTCTCATTGACCCGTgcactccgacgagctgcaTTGACGCGTCCCTGGCGTCCGCCTTTCGGTTGCCGACAACCAGTGTCGGCGACGAGAAGGTTTGGACGGCGACGGTTCGGTCGAAGGTCAACGAAGGTACCAAGCTGGAGGTAATCCTGAAGGTTAAGCCGAACGTCCGCATCCGCACCCCAATCCGAGCGATCCCTGAGATGGTCGTCGAGAAGTCTAAGGATCTCCCGTTGGCTGTCAAGTGGTTCTACCTGACGGCAACGATTTCCCTGATCCTGGGTGcggaagtgtattcatctaagtCATCCAGCCAGGGTTCCATCTGGTCGACGAAGGACGAAGGCCCGTGGCCCAAAAAACAACATTCGGCTGGAACCTCTCCGGGGCCTGCAACCAGGGCCAGTGATGTTGCAACTCCAGTGTTTGCAAGGGGAGCGGAAAGTGCAGGCCGCGAAGCACCCGCTCTGGATGCTTGCGCTTCCAGGCTTTCCCGCTGTCCCGCTGTAGGCAGTTCGGTATTGCCGCCATGTCCAGCCACCGCCCCACTACCAGCGCCACCACTACCAGCGCCACCACAGACCCACCGCTAG